A window from Pseudomonas campi encodes these proteins:
- the tssG gene encoding type VI secretion system baseplate subunit TssG, which yields MDAAHGAAAPALSKLSSGIREYSLFQGVLLVLDRLRTAHPELDEEQLYERLEFQANPSLGFPGSDVDRVQFFEEHGELRAQLRINLVSLFGAGSPLPAFYGEQALGDNPDGNPTREFLDLFNNRLQRLLLPIWQKYRYYARFQRGASDVFSNQLFALIGLGGEQIRAAEELNWKRLLPYLGLLSLRAHSAALVESVLRYYFKHTDLRIEQCVERQVQIIGEQRNRLGLANSQLGESLVLGERVRDRGGKFRIHIRQLSWARFHEFLPIGTGYQPLCALVRFTLRDPLDYDIRLALRHEEIRELRIGAGNPCHLGWTSWLGHEQADGVVTIGSMTH from the coding sequence ATGGACGCCGCGCATGGGGCAGCAGCCCCTGCTCTGAGCAAGCTCAGTTCCGGCATCCGCGAGTACAGCCTGTTCCAAGGTGTGCTGCTGGTGCTGGACCGCTTGCGCACTGCCCATCCCGAACTGGATGAGGAGCAGCTGTACGAGCGCCTGGAATTCCAGGCCAACCCCAGCCTGGGCTTCCCCGGCAGCGATGTTGATCGCGTGCAGTTCTTCGAGGAGCACGGCGAGCTGCGCGCGCAGCTGCGCATCAACCTGGTCAGCCTGTTTGGCGCTGGTTCGCCGCTGCCGGCCTTCTATGGCGAACAGGCGCTGGGCGACAACCCGGACGGCAACCCGACCCGCGAATTCCTCGACCTGTTCAACAACCGCCTGCAGCGCCTGCTCCTGCCGATCTGGCAGAAGTACCGCTACTACGCGCGCTTCCAGCGCGGCGCCAGCGATGTGTTCTCCAACCAGCTGTTCGCCCTGATCGGCCTCGGCGGCGAGCAGATCCGCGCCGCCGAGGAACTCAACTGGAAGCGCCTGCTGCCCTACCTCGGCCTGCTCAGCCTGCGCGCCCACTCGGCGGCACTGGTCGAGTCGGTGCTGCGTTACTACTTCAAGCACACCGACCTGCGCATCGAGCAGTGCGTCGAGCGCCAGGTACAGATCATCGGCGAGCAGCGCAACCGCCTCGGCCTGGCCAACAGCCAGCTGGGCGAAAGCCTGGTGCTCGGCGAGCGGGTGCGCGACCGCGGCGGCAAGTTCCGCATCCATATCCGCCAGCTCAGCTGGGCACGTTTCCATGAATTCCTGCCGATCGGCACGGGCTACCAGCCGCTCTGCGCGCTGGTGCGCTTCACCCTGCGCGACCCGCTCGACTACGACATCCGCCTGGCCCTGCGCCACGAGGAAATCCGCGAGCTGCGCATCGGCGCCGGCAACCCCTGCCACCTCGGCTGGACCAGCTGGCTGGGCCACGAACAGGCCGATGGTGTGGTCACCATCGGCAGCATGACTCACTAA
- the tssF gene encoding type VI secretion system baseplate subunit TssF encodes MSFNHHYQSELTALRQLGKRFAERSPALAPFLGQAGRDPDVERLLEGFAFLTGRLRQKLDDELPELTHSLMHLLWPNYMRPLPAFSMLQFDPLKRPGPALAVPRHTPVEAKAIEGVTCRFRTAFACEVLPLALNGLDYSVKGDGALLSLRLGMSADGHLGEVELSKLRLHLAGERYISQLLYLGLLRHLGGIQLVLLDGEGKPLKDAYDQPLPGFALGADKVEAVGFAEDEALVPYPLNTFRGYRHLQEYFAFQDKFLFVELKGLELLKRQPAELLERARGLELRFDIQKTGLQRIRPTLDNVRLYCTPVVNLFAHDAIPIRLDGKQDQYLLLPAEFETRHCAVFSVDRVTGWKPGGMGYEEYVPFESFEHDASFDVPKARPHYSVRQQPSMLGDGLETWLSFGMRQQDQQETLSIELTCTNQNLPRQLGLGDICLPSEDTPEFLTFRNISAVTPSYAPPLHRDYLWKLISNMSLNYLSLANVEALKVILETYDLPRYYDQHAEKVSKRLLGGLQSISHQHVDRLHRGLPVRGVRTELNMNPDGYLGEGDLFLFASVLNEFFALYASLNSYHELRVHSTQGEVYRWTPRMGQQPLL; translated from the coding sequence ATGTCCTTCAACCACCACTACCAGAGCGAACTCACCGCCCTGCGCCAACTGGGCAAGCGCTTTGCCGAGCGCAGCCCGGCGCTGGCGCCGTTTCTCGGCCAGGCTGGGCGCGACCCAGATGTCGAGCGGCTGCTGGAGGGTTTCGCCTTTCTCACCGGGCGCCTGCGGCAGAAGCTCGACGACGAGCTGCCGGAGCTGACCCATTCACTGATGCACCTGCTGTGGCCGAACTACATGCGCCCGCTGCCGGCCTTCAGCATGCTGCAGTTCGACCCGCTCAAGCGCCCCGGCCCGGCCCTGGCGGTACCGCGGCATACGCCGGTGGAAGCCAAGGCCATCGAAGGTGTGACCTGCCGTTTCCGCACCGCCTTCGCCTGCGAGGTGCTGCCGCTGGCGCTGAACGGCCTGGACTATTCGGTGAAGGGCGACGGCGCACTGCTCAGCCTGCGCCTGGGGATGAGCGCCGATGGCCACCTCGGCGAAGTCGAACTGAGCAAACTGCGCCTGCACCTGGCTGGCGAGCGCTATATCAGCCAGTTGCTCTACCTCGGCCTGCTGCGCCACCTCGGCGGCATCCAGCTGGTGTTGCTGGATGGCGAGGGCAAGCCGCTCAAGGATGCCTACGACCAGCCGCTGCCCGGCTTCGCCCTGGGTGCCGACAAGGTCGAGGCGGTGGGCTTCGCCGAAGACGAAGCGCTGGTGCCCTACCCACTGAACACCTTCCGCGGCTACCGCCACCTGCAGGAATACTTCGCCTTCCAGGACAAGTTCCTGTTCGTCGAGCTCAAGGGCCTCGAACTGCTCAAGCGCCAGCCGGCGGAGCTGCTGGAACGGGCGCGCGGCCTGGAGCTGCGCTTCGATATCCAGAAGACCGGCCTGCAGCGCATCCGCCCGACCCTGGACAACGTGCGCCTGTACTGCACGCCGGTGGTCAACCTGTTCGCCCACGACGCCATCCCGATCCGCCTGGACGGCAAGCAGGACCAGTACCTGCTGCTGCCGGCCGAATTCGAGACGCGCCACTGCGCGGTGTTCTCGGTGGACCGGGTGACCGGCTGGAAGCCCGGCGGCATGGGCTACGAGGAATACGTGCCGTTCGAGTCCTTCGAGCACGACGCCAGCTTCGACGTGCCCAAGGCCCGTCCGCACTACAGCGTGCGCCAGCAGCCATCCATGCTCGGCGACGGACTGGAGACCTGGCTGAGCTTCGGCATGCGCCAGCAGGATCAGCAGGAAACCCTGTCCATCGAGCTGACCTGCACCAACCAGAACCTGCCGCGCCAGCTGGGCCTGGGCGATATCTGCCTGCCCAGCGAGGACACCCCGGAGTTCCTAACCTTCCGCAACATCAGCGCGGTAACGCCGAGCTACGCACCGCCGCTGCACCGCGACTACCTGTGGAAGCTGATCAGCAACATGTCGCTGAACTACCTGTCGCTGGCCAACGTCGAGGCGCTCAAGGTGATCCTCGAGACCTACGACCTGCCGCGCTACTACGACCAGCACGCGGAAAAGGTCAGCAAGCGCCTGCTCGGCGGGCTGCAGTCGATCAGCCACCAGCACGTCGACCGCCTGCATCGCGGCCTGCCGGTGCGCGGTGTGCGTACCGAACTGAACATGAACCCGGACGGTTACCTGGGCGAAGGGGATTTGTTCCTGTTCGCCTCGGTGCTCAATGAATTCTTCGCCCTCTACGCCAGCCTCAACTCGTACCACGAGCTGCGCGTACACAGCACACAAGGAGAGGTGTACCGATGGACGCCGCGCATGGGGCAGCAGCCCCTGCTCTGA
- a CDS encoding type VI secretion protein: protein MSHRLLTTTLLAALLCLSGCAGNYKSSDDDYRPLGDPHAAPRDN from the coding sequence ATGTCCCACCGCCTGCTGACCACCACCCTGCTCGCCGCCCTGCTCTGCCTGAGCGGCTGTGCCGGCAACTACAAATCCAGCGATGACGACTACCGCCCGCTGGGCGACCCGCACGCCGCGCCGCGCGACAACTGA
- a CDS encoding PAAR domain-containing protein: protein MSGKPAARLGDPTACPIPGHGSNPIAAGSPDVLFDGKPAARMGDASACGGALVGNVIPNVLINGKPATTIGTVGNHGNVVVAGSGTVIIGTSGGGATIGPVEPVSFVASAVAAVVDALIPSAEAAEQKSEALDYRLELKSGGNRVLTPLEIPDYDELDSGTTKNLETIDFLVSNREQPADSLTLEVLDGSTLLYAEADTAKLLPPGEHTWQWDGYSLTGVLDTKVLKSAALKVRLTAVKGGLQQIVELPLANESEEVDWVDARVDRNAKTVEVTVRPSFSDGGIKGQNSNLTPLTYAALETQAKRGIEYYWSRNATRAQGIANGINSSKGLYLFTVKADINAKPCAKNFPLTENLTVDGGRSTSLGGFRVIHHNSGYWSVRRYPAIFSDEEFMHTSAHEFGHLVLNDYGDGGLIPHYSWSHKDTSTVLTQRRKDNNYIPATGELDVMHYFTEPPSGESAWLDFWDRSSISEQDVKGLLWLTRVQFHD from the coding sequence ATGTCCGGTAAACCCGCCGCCCGCCTGGGCGACCCCACTGCCTGCCCGATTCCGGGCCACGGCAGCAACCCCATCGCCGCCGGCTCGCCCGACGTACTGTTCGATGGCAAACCGGCCGCGCGCATGGGCGATGCCTCGGCCTGCGGCGGCGCGCTGGTCGGCAATGTGATCCCCAACGTGCTGATCAACGGCAAACCGGCGACCACCATCGGCACCGTGGGCAACCACGGCAATGTGGTGGTGGCGGGATCGGGGACGGTGATTATCGGCACCAGCGGCGGCGGCGCGACCATCGGCCCGGTGGAGCCGGTGTCCTTTGTCGCCAGTGCGGTGGCCGCCGTGGTCGACGCACTGATTCCGAGTGCCGAGGCAGCGGAACAGAAGAGCGAAGCACTGGATTATCGGCTGGAGCTGAAATCCGGCGGCAACCGCGTCCTGACCCCACTGGAAATCCCCGACTACGACGAGCTGGACAGCGGCACCACGAAGAACCTGGAAACCATCGATTTCCTGGTCAGCAACCGCGAACAGCCCGCCGATAGCCTGACCCTGGAAGTGCTGGACGGCAGCACCTTGCTCTATGCCGAAGCCGATACCGCCAAGCTGCTGCCCCCTGGTGAACACACGTGGCAATGGGACGGTTACAGCCTGACCGGTGTCCTCGATACCAAGGTGCTGAAGAGCGCCGCGCTCAAGGTGCGCCTGACAGCGGTCAAGGGCGGCCTGCAGCAGATCGTCGAGCTGCCGCTGGCCAATGAAAGCGAGGAAGTGGATTGGGTCGATGCGCGGGTCGATCGCAATGCCAAAACGGTCGAAGTCACTGTACGGCCGAGCTTTTCCGATGGCGGTATCAAAGGTCAAAACAGCAATCTCACACCGCTGACATATGCAGCATTAGAGACTCAGGCTAAAAGAGGCATTGAGTATTACTGGTCACGCAACGCTACGCGAGCACAGGGTATCGCCAACGGTATCAATAGCAGTAAGGGACTTTACCTCTTCACGGTAAAGGCCGACATCAATGCAAAACCTTGTGCTAAGAATTTCCCGCTTACCGAGAACTTAACCGTGGATGGCGGCAGGTCAACCAGCCTGGGAGGTTTCAGAGTCATTCACCATAACTCTGGATATTGGTCAGTACGCAGATACCCAGCGATTTTCTCTGACGAAGAATTTATGCACACCTCGGCTCATGAATTCGGCCACCTAGTTCTTAATGACTATGGTGATGGAGGCCTTATTCCCCACTATTCATGGAGCCATAAGGATACTTCCACAGTTCTCACTCAGAGAAGAAAAGACAATAACTATATTCCAGCTACCGGAGAGTTGGATGTAATGCATTACTTCACGGAACCCCCGAGTGGCGAATCCGCCTGGCTGGACTTCTGGGATCGATCATCTATCTCCGAACAGGACGTAAAAGGCCTGCTTTGGCTAACTAGGGTGCAGTTCCATGACTAA
- a CDS encoding carboxypeptidase-like regulatory domain-containing protein → MTMKAAYLFMVLSSLSACVPYPHSVTRNPAIEGRVLSAATGQAVAGAKVELDIGSDESWAYDTVSDAEGHFAFAEHRDYRLFALLADGPPCGTTLSVSAPGYHIRHCSWMGRYWCSSEPVKLPRLMLQPEHVAISEEEAAGDLWSCLESATETVN, encoded by the coding sequence ATGACCATGAAAGCTGCCTATCTATTCATGGTGCTATCAAGTCTTAGCGCCTGCGTGCCCTACCCGCACTCGGTAACCCGCAACCCGGCCATCGAGGGTCGCGTGCTGTCTGCCGCAACAGGGCAGGCAGTGGCGGGCGCCAAGGTCGAGCTGGATATCGGCAGCGACGAATCCTGGGCCTATGACACCGTCAGCGATGCCGAGGGCCATTTCGCCTTTGCCGAACACCGCGACTATCGCCTGTTCGCCCTGCTGGCCGATGGGCCGCCTTGCGGGACCACGCTGTCGGTCAGCGCACCCGGCTATCACATCCGCCATTGCAGCTGGATGGGCCGGTATTGGTGCTCGTCGGAGCCGGTGAAACTGCCGCGCCTGATGCTGCAGCCTGAGCACGTCGCCATCTCCGAAGAGGAGGCTGCAGGGGACCTCTGGAGCTGCCTCGAATCAGCCACGGAGACCGTCAACTGA
- the tssH gene encoding type VI secretion system ATPase TssH, whose translation MINVDLQQLVQALDADTRRDLEGAAERCLQRGGNKILVEDLLLGLLERPQGLLARALQDAEVDAGALASALQPRGEHSASRNPVFSAELVQWLQDALLVANLELGQSQVEQAALILALLRNPMRYAGSHYQPLLAKVNAERLREFALSQQPQTGAGKAAAPGESNLQRFTHNFTQQARDGKLDPVLCRDGAIRQMIDILARRRKNNPIVVGEAGVGKTAIVEGLALRIASGEVPEVLKGVELLCLDMGLLQAGASVKGEFERRLQGVIDEVKASPKPIILFIDEAHTLIGAGGQAGGSDAANLLKPALARGELRTIAATTWSEYKKYFEKDPALARRFQPVQLHEPTVQEAVTILRGLAPVYEKSHGIYLRDDAVVAAAELSARYLAGRQLPDKAVDVLDTACARVRISLAAAPEALERLRGEIAEGQRQREALRRDLDAGLQVDGEVLEQLENRLLEAADQLQQLSSRWDSQRQLAERLLQLRQQCAAARLDQPVEASADSGEPLPNLGELEAELREVQAELASAQSAERLVSHEVCPRLVAEVISHWTGVPLSQLAREHNAKVAGFANDLRARVRGQEQAVVALDRAMRASAAGLNKDDAPVGVFLLVGPSGVGKTETALALADLLYGGERFLTTINMSEFQEKHTVSRLIGAPPGYVGYGEGGMLTEAVRQKPYSVILLDEVEKADPDVMNVFYQIFDKGVANDGEGREINFRNCLILMTSNLASEQIAQLCSDDQRPAAEVLEQAIRPALSRHFKPALLARMRVVPYYPVAGSVLEELVALKLARLGERLARRQLGFSHHPALLEHLARRCQHNDSGARLIDQLLEQQLLPQIADRLLDAMAAGESLQQVHATLDGEGALVCEFA comes from the coding sequence ATGATCAACGTCGACCTACAACAGTTGGTCCAGGCACTGGACGCCGACACCCGCCGCGACCTCGAAGGCGCCGCCGAGCGCTGCCTGCAGCGCGGTGGCAACAAGATCCTGGTGGAAGACCTGCTGCTCGGTCTGCTCGAACGCCCGCAAGGCTTGCTGGCCCGCGCCCTGCAGGATGCCGAAGTGGATGCCGGCGCCCTCGCCAGCGCCCTGCAACCGCGCGGCGAACACAGCGCCTCGCGCAACCCGGTGTTCTCCGCCGAGCTGGTGCAGTGGCTGCAGGACGCCCTGCTGGTGGCCAACCTGGAACTGGGCCAGAGCCAGGTGGAACAGGCCGCGCTGATCCTCGCCCTGCTGCGCAACCCGATGCGTTATGCCGGCAGCCACTACCAGCCGTTGTTGGCCAAGGTGAATGCCGAACGCCTACGCGAATTCGCCCTCAGCCAGCAGCCGCAGACAGGCGCCGGCAAAGCCGCCGCGCCGGGTGAATCCAACCTGCAACGCTTCACCCACAACTTCACCCAGCAGGCCCGCGACGGCAAGCTCGACCCGGTGCTGTGCCGCGATGGGGCGATCCGCCAGATGATCGACATCCTCGCCCGCCGCCGCAAAAACAACCCGATCGTGGTCGGCGAGGCCGGCGTCGGCAAGACCGCCATAGTCGAAGGGCTGGCCCTGCGCATCGCCAGCGGCGAAGTGCCGGAAGTGCTCAAGGGCGTCGAGCTGCTGTGCCTGGACATGGGCCTGCTGCAGGCCGGCGCCAGCGTCAAAGGCGAGTTCGAGCGGCGCCTGCAGGGGGTGATCGATGAGGTCAAAGCCTCGCCCAAGCCGATCATCCTGTTTATCGACGAGGCCCATACCCTGATCGGCGCCGGCGGCCAGGCCGGTGGCTCGGACGCCGCCAACCTGCTCAAGCCGGCCCTGGCGCGTGGCGAGCTGCGCACCATCGCCGCCACCACCTGGAGCGAATACAAGAAGTACTTCGAGAAAGACCCGGCCCTGGCCCGGCGTTTCCAACCGGTGCAGCTGCACGAGCCGACGGTCCAGGAAGCCGTGACCATCCTCCGTGGCCTGGCCCCGGTGTACGAGAAGAGCCACGGCATCTACCTGCGCGACGACGCGGTGGTGGCCGCCGCCGAACTGTCGGCGCGCTACCTGGCCGGGCGCCAGCTGCCGGACAAGGCGGTCGACGTGCTCGACACCGCCTGCGCCCGCGTACGCATCAGCCTGGCCGCCGCCCCGGAAGCGCTGGAGCGCCTGCGCGGCGAGATCGCCGAAGGCCAGCGCCAGCGCGAAGCCCTGCGCCGCGACCTGGACGCCGGCCTGCAGGTCGACGGCGAAGTCCTGGAGCAGCTGGAAAACCGCCTGCTCGAGGCTGCTGACCAACTGCAGCAACTGAGCAGCCGCTGGGACAGCCAGCGCCAACTGGCCGAACGCCTGCTGCAGCTGCGCCAGCAGTGCGCCGCTGCCCGCCTCGATCAACCTGTCGAAGCGAGCGCCGACAGCGGCGAACCCCTGCCGAATCTGGGCGAACTGGAAGCCGAGCTGCGCGAGGTGCAGGCCGAACTGGCTAGCGCACAAAGCGCCGAGCGCCTGGTCAGCCATGAAGTCTGCCCGCGCCTGGTCGCCGAGGTGATCAGCCACTGGACCGGCGTGCCGCTGAGCCAGCTGGCCCGCGAACACAACGCCAAGGTGGCCGGTTTCGCCAACGATCTGCGCGCCCGCGTGCGCGGCCAGGAGCAGGCGGTGGTGGCCCTCGACCGCGCCATGCGCGCCAGCGCCGCCGGGCTGAACAAGGACGATGCGCCGGTCGGCGTGTTCCTGCTGGTCGGCCCCAGCGGCGTCGGCAAGACCGAGACCGCCCTGGCCCTGGCCGACCTGCTGTACGGCGGTGAGCGTTTCCTCACCACCATCAACATGTCCGAGTTCCAAGAGAAGCACACGGTGTCGCGGCTGATCGGCGCGCCGCCCGGCTACGTCGGCTACGGCGAGGGCGGCATGCTCACCGAGGCGGTACGACAGAAGCCCTACTCGGTGATCCTCCTCGACGAGGTGGAGAAGGCCGACCCGGACGTGATGAACGTCTTCTACCAGATCTTCGACAAGGGCGTGGCCAACGACGGCGAAGGGCGCGAGATCAACTTCCGCAACTGCCTGATCCTGATGACCAGCAACCTGGCCAGCGAGCAGATCGCCCAGCTCTGCAGCGATGACCAGCGTCCGGCTGCCGAAGTACTGGAACAGGCCATCCGCCCGGCCCTGAGCCGTCACTTCAAGCCGGCGCTGCTCGCGCGCATGCGCGTGGTGCCCTACTACCCGGTGGCCGGCAGCGTGCTCGAGGAACTGGTCGCGCTCAAGCTGGCGCGCCTCGGCGAGCGCCTGGCGCGCCGCCAGCTCGGCTTTAGCCACCACCCGGCGCTGCTCGAACACCTGGCCCGCCGCTGCCAGCACAACGACAGCGGCGCCCGGCTGATCGACCAGTTGCTGGAACAACAGCTGCTGCCGCAGATCGCCGACCGCCTGCTGGATGCCATGGCCGCCGGCGAAAGCCTGCAGCAGGTGCACGCCACCCTCGACGGTGAAGGAGCGCTGGTCTGTGAATTCGCCTGA
- the tagH gene encoding type VI secretion system-associated FHA domain protein TagH, with translation MELVFDVVSAQQFAPGMLTSKSFKKAGGVIGRSEECDWSIPDSKRIISSRHAQVSYSDGHFYLTDTSSNGIQLKDSGASLRRGEPLRIGHGDVFCLGEVEIRARVLQDPAQFEEQIGQRQAAGSIIPDDAFLDLDPIAALEQRPRGYSSLDEFAGLVQEPEEQFERSQYARIDMESLLLPELVEAAVEVPVAAEPIAVRVSEPTAQPRPAVASEPHSAAFWQRFGEALGVPLDDLDAAGREALALNAARLLKQSIGGLQQSLRTRGELKNELRLALTTVQSAGNNPLKHSADAGEALQALLRNNKPSQLAAEQAVGRAYRDLQAHQVALFAASRAAVKGLFDQFAPEQLTLRFEQERKPLLATAGSRWRAYQRQYRLLEQDDDWSQRLFARDFAKTYEEQVRLIATLNTDFQE, from the coding sequence ATGGAACTGGTATTCGACGTCGTCAGCGCCCAGCAATTTGCACCGGGCATGCTGACCAGCAAGAGCTTCAAGAAGGCCGGTGGGGTAATCGGCCGCAGCGAGGAGTGCGACTGGTCGATCCCCGACAGCAAACGCATCATCTCCAGCCGGCATGCCCAGGTCAGCTACAGCGATGGTCACTTCTACCTGACCGACACCAGCAGCAACGGCATCCAGCTCAAGGACAGCGGCGCCAGCCTGCGCCGTGGCGAGCCGCTGCGCATTGGCCACGGTGACGTGTTCTGCCTGGGCGAAGTGGAAATCCGCGCCCGCGTGCTGCAGGACCCGGCGCAGTTCGAGGAGCAGATCGGCCAGCGCCAGGCGGCCGGCAGCATCATCCCCGATGACGCCTTCCTCGACCTCGACCCGATCGCCGCCCTCGAACAGCGTCCGCGCGGCTACAGCAGCCTGGACGAATTCGCCGGCCTGGTGCAGGAGCCGGAGGAACAGTTCGAGCGCAGCCAGTACGCGCGCATCGACATGGAAAGCCTGCTGCTGCCGGAGCTGGTGGAGGCGGCGGTGGAAGTGCCGGTCGCGGCCGAGCCGATTGCCGTACGCGTCAGCGAGCCGACCGCGCAGCCGCGCCCGGCTGTTGCCAGCGAGCCACACAGCGCGGCGTTCTGGCAGCGTTTCGGCGAGGCCCTCGGCGTGCCACTCGACGACCTCGACGCGGCCGGCCGCGAAGCCCTGGCGCTGAATGCCGCGCGCCTGCTCAAGCAGAGCATCGGCGGCCTGCAGCAGAGTCTGCGCACCCGTGGCGAGCTGAAGAACGAACTGCGCCTGGCCCTGACCACCGTGCAAAGCGCCGGCAACAACCCGCTCAAGCACAGCGCCGATGCCGGCGAGGCGTTGCAGGCTCTGTTGCGCAACAACAAGCCCAGCCAGCTGGCCGCCGAGCAGGCCGTCGGCCGCGCCTACCGCGATCTGCAGGCGCACCAGGTGGCGCTGTTCGCCGCCAGCCGCGCGGCGGTCAAGGGCCTGTTTGACCAGTTCGCTCCGGAGCAGCTCACCCTGCGCTTCGAGCAGGAGCGCAAGCCGCTGCTGGCCACCGCCGGCAGCCGCTGGCGCGCCTACCAGCGCCAGTACCGCCTGCTCGAGCAGGACGACGACTGGAGCCAGCGCCTGTTCGCCCGCGACTTCGCCAAGACCTACGAAGAGCAGGTGCGCCTGATCGCCACGCTCAACACCGACTTCCAAGAATGA
- the tssE gene encoding type VI secretion system baseplate subunit TssE, translated as MSYGSLFERLGGEAGKRAGWSHEVSAMASVAAHLAKMLSTRAGSVQTLPDYGLPDLNDMRLSLHDALQQARIAIERFIEAYEPRLTQVRVVSLPRDHDPLSLAFAIEGQLEIDGVKRPVSFAAQLDGSGQVKVR; from the coding sequence ATGAGTTACGGCAGCCTGTTCGAGCGCCTGGGTGGCGAAGCCGGCAAACGCGCCGGCTGGAGCCATGAGGTGTCCGCCATGGCCTCGGTGGCTGCCCACCTGGCGAAGATGCTCAGCACCCGGGCGGGCAGCGTGCAAACGCTGCCCGACTACGGGTTGCCCGATCTCAACGATATGCGCCTGTCGCTGCACGATGCCTTGCAACAGGCGCGTATCGCCATCGAACGCTTCATCGAAGCGTACGAACCGCGTTTGACCCAGGTGCGCGTGGTGTCACTGCCACGCGATCACGATCCGCTGAGCCTGGCCTTCGCCATCGAAGGCCAGCTGGAGATCGACGGCGTCAAACGCCCCGTAAGTTTTGCCGCGCAGCTGGATGGCAGCGGGCAAGTGAAGGTCAGGTAA
- a CDS encoding sigma-54 interaction domain-containing protein, producing MLQRIAQPLPYAEALLEQFGQLSRLAKADDLPAGLVQATAQLAGCELSQLYLLDSTHTRLTLAAEWLDGQAHPEHSASLPSDYDGEQLLQYCLCQNRHLSLANLDHNLHETSFLPTRDKAWRSLLCLPLQDEQGRVGGLLLLASHSARELEGFAGSLASLGTFALTQHQLLQRLRAPLTSVPSAAPTSLPSSGYGLIGSSAAMRAVYQLLGKVLHNPVSVLLTGETGTGKELVARAIHDCGFRRSQAFIVQNCASLPENLLESELFGYRKGAFTGAERDRKGLFDAADGGTLFLDEIGDMPLALQAKLLRVLQEGEVRPLGSTETHKVDVRIVAATHRDLRALVEDGRFREDLFYRLSHFPIALPPLRERDEDILQLARHFAAKASAFLQRDPCRWAETTLTHLAGYAFPGNVRELKGLVERAVLLCEGGELLPEHFSLRQDVSQAGDGCMNLRERLERVERNLLLDCLRKNRGNQSQAARELGLPRRTLLYRMDRLKISPADV from the coding sequence CTGCTGCAGCGCATCGCCCAGCCGCTGCCCTATGCCGAGGCCCTGCTGGAGCAGTTCGGCCAGCTGTCGCGCCTGGCCAAGGCCGACGACCTGCCGGCCGGCCTGGTGCAGGCCACCGCGCAGCTCGCGGGTTGCGAACTGAGCCAGCTGTACCTGCTCGACAGCACCCACACCCGCCTGACCCTGGCCGCCGAATGGCTGGATGGCCAGGCGCACCCCGAGCACAGCGCCAGCCTGCCCAGCGACTACGACGGCGAGCAGCTGCTGCAGTACTGCCTGTGCCAGAACCGCCACCTGAGCCTGGCCAACCTCGACCACAACCTGCACGAAACCAGCTTCCTGCCGACCCGCGACAAAGCCTGGCGCAGCCTGCTGTGCCTGCCGCTGCAGGACGAGCAGGGCCGCGTCGGCGGCCTGTTGCTGCTGGCCAGCCACAGTGCCCGCGAGCTGGAAGGTTTCGCCGGCTCGCTGGCCAGCCTCGGCACCTTCGCCCTGACCCAGCACCAGCTGCTGCAACGCCTGCGCGCGCCGCTGACCAGCGTGCCCAGTGCGGCGCCGACCAGCCTGCCAAGCAGCGGCTACGGCCTGATCGGCAGCAGCGCGGCGATGCGCGCGGTCTACCAGTTGCTCGGCAAGGTGCTGCACAACCCGGTCAGCGTGCTGCTCACCGGCGAGACCGGTACCGGCAAGGAACTGGTCGCCCGCGCCATCCACGACTGTGGTTTCCGCCGCAGCCAGGCGTTCATCGTGCAGAACTGCGCCTCGCTGCCGGAGAACCTGCTGGAGAGCGAGCTGTTCGGCTACCGCAAGGGCGCCTTCACCGGCGCCGAGCGCGACCGCAAGGGCCTGTTCGACGCAGCCGACGGCGGCACCCTGTTCCTCGACGAGATCGGCGACATGCCGCTGGCCCTGCAGGCCAAGCTGCTGCGCGTGCTGCAGGAAGGCGAGGTGCGCCCGCTGGGCAGCACTGAAACGCACAAGGTCGACGTGCGCATCGTCGCCGCCACCCACCGCGACCTGCGCGCGCTGGTCGAGGACGGACGCTTTCGCGAAGACCTGTTCTATCGCCTGTCGCACTTCCCCATCGCCCTGCCGCCGCTGCGCGAGCGCGACGAAGACATCCTCCAGCTGGCCCGCCACTTCGCCGCCAAGGCCAGCGCCTTCCTGCAGCGCGACCCGTGCCGCTGGGCCGAAACCACCCTCACCCACCTGGCCGGCTACGCCTTCCCCGGCAATGTGCGCGAGCTGAAAGGCCTGGTGGAGCGCGCCGTGCTGCTGTGCGAAGGCGGCGAACTGCTGCCCGAGCATTTCAGCCTGCGCCAGGACGTCAGCCAGGCCGGCGACGGCTGCATGAACCTGCGCGAACGCCTGGAGCGGGTCGAACGCAACCTGCTGCTCGACTGCCTGCGCAAGAACCGCGGCAACCAGAGCCAGGCCGCCCGCGAGCTGGGCCTGCCGCGGCGCACCCTGCTGTACCGCATGGACCGGCTGAAGATCAGCCCGGCCGATGTCTGA